Genomic segment of Actinomycetota bacterium:
CTCCTATACCCCGACAACACAATCCAGCACGCGGGGATGGTCTTCGTGTATCGTCCCGGGCTGATGCCCCACTTCTTGCCCGATCACAGGTTTCGTTTCGCCCCCTCCGATCTCCCAGAGGCGAACGTGCTTGAGGAGGTTCCGGCGGTCACGGCGGCATGCCTGCTCACCACCAAGCATGTGTGGGAGCGGGTCAAAGGCATGGATGTAGCGTACGGCAGGGCGTACTACGAAGACGTCGACTTCAACCTGAAGGTCCGAGATACGGGCTGGAAGGTTCTCTATCAGCCTGCGGCAACCCTCGTCCACAAGGAGAAGGGGACTACGTCGGCTCTAGCCGGCACGCCGGATGATCTTGACCGGACTTTCGCACGGAACCACCGGCGCTACGTGGAACGATGGAACAAGAGACTATTCCTCGGGTTGGCCACCTGTTCCGAGTCACAGTAGCAGGCGCAATCAGCCGACAGGCCTTCGCAGTGCGGTCAATTCGAGCTGCTGGCCAGCTACTGCTCCAGGGACACTCCCTCTGAGAAGACCAGGTAGACGAGATCGGGGCGGTGCGCAGAGCGTGCCGTCGCCCCCAGGGCGTCTGTTGTGGTGCCCAGACGCGCAGCTAGATCCGGGATGTCGCTCTCGCGGGCGAGGGCTTTGACGGTGCCGCCGCTGGAGGTGT
This window contains:
- a CDS encoding glycosyltransferase family 2 protein, with translation MSRFRPPVSIVVLTFNGLDMTRTCIDRLSATTEDYELIVVENGSSDGTVEYVRGLEREDERIRAVYNASNRGFAKGCNQGVRMAQHEHVCLLNNDTEPSVGWLDAMRDVFDKDVGAVGAKLLYPDNTIQHAGMVFVYRPGLMPHFLPDHRFRFAPSDLPEANVLEEVPAVTAACLLTTKHVWERVKGMDVAYGRAYYEDVDFNLKVRDTGWKVLYQPAATLVHKEKGTTSALAGTPDDLDRTFARNHRRYVERWNKRLFLGLATCSESQ